A single window of Enterobacteriaceae bacterium ESL0689 DNA harbors:
- a CDS encoding TDP-N-acetylfucosamine:lipid II N-acetylfucosaminyltransferase — translation MTTLIHVLGSAIPHHNQTILRFFNDHLATDDPQARTFMIVAGSNDMAEAYPRLSVTGYPGKMALARAVIARAKADRHQRFFFHGQFNSRLWIALLSGEIHPSQFNWHIWGADLYQNATGLKFRLFYPVRRLAQKRVGHVFATQGDLNEFARRCPHVPGKRLYFPTPMALNGHYRRVRTSSRREKLTILVGNSGDRSNQHLAALHAIHRQFGDTVNVIVPMGYPDNNAQYIEEVRTAGVTLFGAGQLQILNQKLTFNAYLDLLRQCDLGYFLFARQQGIGTLCLLIQADIPCVLNRDNPFWLDMTEQGIPVLFTDDVLTPELIYATQRQLAQMDKSRIAFFCPNYLTGWRQALPLAAGVNT, via the coding sequence ATGACAACACTGATACATGTACTGGGGTCCGCGATTCCGCATCACAATCAGACCATTTTACGCTTCTTTAATGACCATCTGGCCACCGATGATCCACAGGCAAGAACATTTATGATCGTTGCCGGGAGCAACGATATGGCTGAGGCTTATCCGCGATTATCTGTCACTGGTTATCCGGGGAAAATGGCGCTGGCCAGGGCGGTCATCGCGCGGGCAAAAGCGGATCGTCATCAGCGTTTTTTTTTCCACGGCCAGTTTAATAGCCGCTTATGGATAGCGCTGCTCAGTGGAGAGATCCACCCGTCTCAGTTTAACTGGCATATCTGGGGGGCTGATTTATATCAAAATGCCACCGGTCTGAAATTTCGTCTTTTCTATCCCGTCCGACGGCTGGCACAGAAACGGGTCGGCCATGTCTTTGCGACACAGGGGGATCTGAACGAGTTTGCCCGCCGCTGTCCCCATGTCCCAGGCAAACGGCTCTATTTCCCGACGCCGATGGCGCTGAACGGTCATTATCGACGGGTCAGAACTTCATCCAGGAGAGAAAAGCTGACTATTCTGGTCGGCAATTCAGGGGATCGCAGCAATCAACATCTTGCGGCATTACATGCTATCCATCGACAGTTCGGTGATACGGTGAATGTCATAGTACCGATGGGGTATCCTGATAATAATGCGCAATATATTGAGGAAGTGCGCACCGCAGGAGTGACGTTATTCGGCGCCGGACAGCTACAGATCCTGAACCAGAAACTGACGTTTAATGCTTATCTCGACCTGCTCCGCCAGTGTGATTTAGGCTACTTCCTGTTTGCGCGGCAACAGGGTATTGGCACATTATGTTTATTGATTCAGGCCGATATCCCCTGTGTGCTGAATCGGGATAACCCATTCTGGCTGGATATGACTGAACAGGGTATTCCGGTACTGTTTACCGATGATGTGCTGACGCCTGAGCTGATATATGCAACACAGCGCCAGTTAGCACAGATGGATAAAAGCCGGATTGCCTTTTTCTGCCCGAACTATCTGACCGGCTGGCGTCAGGCGTTACCGCTGGCGGCAGGAGTGAACACATGA
- the wzyE gene encoding ECA oligosaccharide polymerase — translation MTLMQFCGLLVIWLLSTLFIVTTTWFEFRRVRFNFNIFFSLLFLLTFFFGFPLTSLLLFRFDIAIAPPEILLQTLLVSVCFYAIYYVSYKTRISSVTRTYPARPLLTVNRVEAWLTCGMLLAVALLSVGIFFVYNGFLLFKLSTYSQIFSSEVSAVALKRFFYFFIPAMLVIYFLHQSYKAWIALLVSTVAFGLLTYMMVGGTRANIMIAFAIFLFIGIMRGWINLWMLFIAGIAGISGMFWLALKRYGMNVSGDEALYTFLYLTRDTFSPWENLALLLQNYDQITFQGLAPMIRDFYVFIPGWLWHGRPSLILNSANYFTWEVLDNHSGLAISPTLIGSLIVMGGIWLVPLGAVVVGLIIKWFDWLYQQGNREHNRYKAAILHSFCFGAIFNLIVLAREGLDAFGSRVVFFVVIFGACLLIAKLLYGLLKSAGLIQPRIMRQS, via the coding sequence ATGACGTTAATGCAGTTTTGCGGATTGCTGGTCATCTGGCTGCTGTCGACACTCTTTATCGTGACGACCACCTGGTTTGAGTTTCGTCGTGTACGTTTTAACTTCAATATATTTTTTTCGCTGCTGTTTTTACTGACCTTCTTTTTTGGTTTCCCGCTGACCAGCCTGCTGCTATTCCGTTTCGATATCGCTATCGCGCCGCCCGAAATATTGTTGCAGACTTTGCTGGTCTCCGTCTGTTTCTACGCGATCTATTACGTCAGTTACAAAACGCGGATCAGTTCAGTGACCCGGACATATCCGGCTCGTCCGTTGTTGACGGTCAATCGGGTCGAGGCGTGGCTGACCTGTGGAATGCTGCTGGCGGTGGCATTATTATCTGTCGGGATTTTCTTTGTTTATAACGGTTTTTTACTGTTTAAATTGAGCACCTATAGCCAGATCTTCTCCAGCGAAGTCTCTGCGGTGGCATTAAAGCGCTTTTTCTATTTTTTCATTCCGGCGATGCTGGTGATTTATTTCCTGCATCAGAGTTATAAAGCGTGGATCGCCTTGCTGGTGAGCACGGTGGCATTCGGTTTATTAACCTATATGATGGTTGGCGGAACGCGCGCCAACATCATGATCGCGTTCGCGATCTTTTTATTTATTGGCATTATGCGTGGCTGGATAAACTTGTGGATGTTGTTTATCGCTGGCATTGCCGGGATCAGCGGAATGTTCTGGCTGGCGCTCAAACGTTATGGCATGAATGTCAGTGGTGATGAGGCGCTTTACACCTTCCTCTATCTGACCCGTGATACCTTCTCGCCGTGGGAAAATCTGGCGCTGCTGTTGCAAAACTATGACCAGATCACTTTCCAGGGGCTGGCACCGATGATCCGTGATTTCTACGTTTTTATTCCAGGCTGGCTGTGGCACGGACGGCCCTCGCTGATACTCAACAGCGCGAACTACTTTACCTGGGAAGTGCTGGATAATCACTCCGGGCTGGCGATTTCACCGACGCTGATTGGCTCGCTGATCGTGATGGGGGGGATCTGGCTGGTGCCGTTGGGCGCGGTGGTGGTTGGACTGATTATTAAATGGTTCGACTGGCTTTATCAACAGGGGAACCGCGAGCATAATCGCTACAAAGCGGCGATCCTGCATAGCTTCTGTTTTGGTGCCATTTTCAACCTGATCGTCCTGGCGCGGGAAGGGCTGGATGCATTCGGCTCACGAGTGGTATTTTTCGTGGTTATTTTTGGTGCTTGCTTGTTAATAGCAAAACTATTATATGGACTGCTGAAAAGTGCGGGACTGATTCAGCCACGGATCATGCGGCAATCGTAA
- the wecG gene encoding lipopolysaccharide N-acetylmannosaminouronosyltransferase: MTINTSAPLYLLRGLQLIGWRNKRHAVDYLYRDGAIRQGTLIAINAEKMLAVEDDPEIRQLIEAAELKYADGISIIRALRKKYPQAKVARVAGADLWEALMERAGMQGTPVFLIGGKPEVLAQTVHQLRERWQVNIVGSQDGYFTADERQALFARIRDSGARIVTVAMGSPRQEIVMRDCRAIYPSALYMGVGGTYDVFTGHVRRAPKCWQNMGLEWLYRLLLQPTRIKRQIRLLRYLRWYYTGQL; the protein is encoded by the coding sequence ATGACTATAAATACTTCTGCGCCCTTGTATCTGTTGCGGGGATTACAGCTGATTGGCTGGCGTAATAAGCGCCATGCGGTGGACTACTTATATCGCGATGGTGCTATTCGCCAGGGAACGCTGATCGCTATCAATGCGGAAAAAATGCTGGCGGTCGAGGATGACCCGGAAATCCGGCAGTTAATAGAGGCGGCAGAGTTAAAATATGCGGATGGTATCAGCATTATCCGTGCATTGCGTAAAAAATATCCCCAGGCAAAAGTGGCACGGGTGGCTGGCGCTGATTTGTGGGAAGCGTTGATGGAACGTGCCGGGATGCAAGGCACCCCCGTTTTCCTGATTGGCGGAAAGCCGGAAGTGCTGGCACAGACCGTACATCAGCTGCGTGAGCGCTGGCAGGTTAATATTGTCGGTAGCCAGGATGGTTATTTTACTGCGGATGAGCGTCAGGCTTTGTTTGCTCGCATACGTGATAGTGGTGCCCGGATTGTGACTGTCGCAATGGGATCACCCCGTCAGGAGATAGTGATGCGCGATTGTCGGGCGATCTACCCATCGGCGTTATATATGGGTGTAGGCGGAACTTACGATGTTTTTACCGGCCACGTCCGCCGGGCGCCGAAGTGCTGGCAAAACATGGGGCTGGAGTGGTTGTATCGCTTGTTGTTACAGCCGACGCGAATAAAACGGCAGATCCGTCTGCTGCGCTATTTACGCTGGTATTACACCGGGCAACTCTGA